In a single window of the Subtercola sp. PAMC28395 genome:
- a CDS encoding ABC transporter permease, with translation MFGTYLRRELLGRRRQTIIIAIGMALAIGLVILVNSISAGVQNAQASVLASVYGVGTDVTISQAATPPTAGAAGGGQQGFAFGSGSGDTSGGTTNLSQSRLVSTPTQTVFDAGQLATVQGVSGVAAATGTLSLENITFSGQVPNRQAGATGGNRTPGGATNATPPTGGADGAGGSAFNLNRFSVLGVDSAGDSVGPLSSVAVATGRVLATSDAGTDVAVLDSSYATSASLAVGGTITIGGTAFQIVGTVDSTGTDSTTAANVYVPLDVAQSLSGNTGKLSTVYVQAASSSGVDQLAADLKTALPTATVNTQADLASTVSGSLSTASSLVSSLGTWLSILVLAAAFLIAILFTISGVTRRTREFGTLKAIGWSNGRIVRQVAGESVVQGLIGGVIGVVVGIAGIAIVNAISPTLTGSATTGGGFGGAARRAAGTAGSAATGGGATGGGGGFGQRGAGGGFGAAANQATSTVVLHAPFTIEIVLIAVGLAVLGGLLAGAIGGWRAARLRPAEALRSVA, from the coding sequence GTGTTCGGTACCTACTTGCGGCGAGAACTACTCGGCCGCCGCAGACAGACCATCATCATCGCCATCGGCATGGCCCTGGCGATCGGGTTGGTCATCCTGGTCAACTCGATCTCTGCCGGAGTGCAGAACGCACAGGCCTCTGTACTCGCCTCCGTCTATGGCGTCGGCACCGACGTGACGATCAGCCAGGCGGCCACTCCGCCGACTGCCGGAGCCGCTGGCGGTGGCCAGCAGGGATTCGCCTTCGGGTCGGGCTCAGGTGACACCTCGGGAGGCACGACCAATCTCAGCCAGTCCCGGCTCGTCAGCACTCCGACGCAGACGGTCTTCGATGCCGGCCAGCTGGCAACGGTGCAGGGAGTGAGTGGAGTCGCCGCCGCCACCGGCACCCTGTCGCTCGAGAACATCACGTTCAGCGGGCAGGTGCCGAACCGTCAGGCGGGTGCCACCGGTGGCAACCGCACCCCGGGCGGAGCGACCAACGCGACGCCGCCCACCGGCGGTGCAGACGGCGCGGGAGGGAGCGCCTTCAACCTCAACAGATTCAGCGTGCTCGGCGTCGACTCCGCGGGCGATTCGGTCGGGCCCCTCTCGTCGGTTGCCGTTGCGACCGGGCGCGTTCTTGCGACAAGTGACGCCGGCACCGATGTCGCCGTTCTCGACAGCAGCTATGCCACCAGTGCGTCGCTCGCCGTCGGTGGCACCATCACGATCGGCGGAACAGCGTTCCAGATCGTCGGCACAGTCGATTCGACCGGCACGGATTCGACAACCGCTGCGAACGTCTATGTGCCCCTGGATGTCGCCCAGTCCCTTTCGGGCAACACCGGCAAGCTGAGCACGGTCTACGTACAGGCCGCCTCCTCCAGCGGTGTCGACCAGCTTGCAGCAGACCTCAAGACGGCCTTGCCGACGGCTACCGTGAACACACAGGCCGACCTCGCCTCGACCGTCTCCGGCTCCCTGTCGACTGCATCATCGCTGGTGAGCAGCCTGGGTACCTGGCTGTCGATCCTCGTGCTAGCCGCGGCGTTCCTGATTGCCATCCTGTTCACGATCTCGGGAGTGACCCGCAGAACGCGTGAGTTCGGCACGCTCAAGGCCATCGGCTGGAGCAACGGGCGCATCGTGCGCCAGGTCGCCGGAGAATCGGTGGTGCAGGGCCTCATCGGCGGGGTCATCGGTGTCGTCGTGGGAATCGCCGGCATCGCGATCGTGAATGCCATCTCCCCCACATTGACCGGCTCAGCCACCACGGGTGGTGGGTTCGGCGGGGCAGCACGGCGCGCAGCCGGTACGGCAGGGTCTGCTGCAACGGGCGGCGGGGCGACCGGCGGGGGCGGCGGCTTCGGCCAGCGTGGTGCTGGCGGCGGTTTCGGCGCTGCGGCGAACCAGGCAACTTCGACCGTCGTCCTCCACGCACCCTTCACCATCGAGATCGTCCTGATCGCTGTGGGGCTGGCTGTTCTGGGCGGCCTGCTCGCCGGGGCCATCGGTGGTTGGCGGGCGGCTCGCCTGCGCCCGGCTGAGGCACTGCGCTCAGTCGCCTAG
- a CDS encoding ABC transporter ATP-binding protein → MYELKNVSKSYSQAKRTVVALDDVTLSIPDGQMVAVQGPTGGGKSTLLQMLGALDRPSSGEVLLGGSTLSRLGDNALAEIRAREIGFVFQSFNLIPTLTAQENVETALAPLGMPGSERRAKAQDALASVGLGDRLTHRPAELSGGQQQRVAIARALVKSPDVLLADEPTGALDEETRDEIMQLLEGFWREKGLTLIIVTHDTAVARRAERRLHIKGGTVREA, encoded by the coding sequence ATGTACGAGTTGAAGAACGTCTCAAAGAGCTACAGCCAGGCGAAGCGAACCGTTGTCGCGCTGGACGATGTGACTCTCAGCATTCCCGACGGCCAGATGGTCGCCGTGCAGGGGCCGACCGGCGGTGGCAAGTCCACTCTGCTGCAGATGCTGGGCGCGCTCGACCGGCCGAGCTCCGGCGAAGTGCTGCTGGGGGGTTCGACGCTCTCGAGACTCGGCGACAACGCCCTGGCCGAGATTCGCGCGCGGGAGATCGGCTTCGTCTTCCAGAGCTTCAACCTGATCCCGACCCTGACGGCGCAGGAGAACGTCGAGACGGCGCTCGCACCGCTGGGGATGCCGGGCTCTGAGCGGCGCGCGAAGGCTCAGGATGCCCTGGCCTCCGTGGGCCTCGGCGACAGGTTGACTCACCGACCGGCTGAGCTCTCCGGTGGGCAGCAGCAGCGGGTGGCCATCGCGAGGGCGCTGGTGAAGTCCCCCGATGTACTGCTCGCCGACGAACCGACGGGCGCCCTCGATGAAGAGACTCGCGACGAGATCATGCAGTTGCTCGAGGGCTTCTGGCGCGAGAAGGGGCTCACGCTCATCATCGTGACGCACGACACCGCGGTCGCCCGGCGCGCCGAACGCCGACTGCACATCAAGGGCGGCACGGTGCGCGAGGCCTGA
- a CDS encoding NAD(P)-dependent oxidoreductase translates to MRIAVTGGSGKLGRTVVDHLREVGHEVFNLDVAGPRDSTIRVDFTNYGEALDALLGVNDRYDGVDALVHLAAIPAPGIRSDVATFDNNMLSTFHVLHAARRAGITNIVTASSETVLGLPFDTPPPYIPVDEEYPARPESVYSLTKHLEEQLAIELTRWSPELKIVALRFSNVMYEEDYAEFPSFDADARLRKWNLWGYIDSRDGAQAVLKALEFEGTGFERFIIAAADTVMSRSNDELVAEVFPDTPVRGELGENTTLLSIDKARRVLGYAPQHSWRDARS, encoded by the coding sequence ATGCGCATTGCAGTTACCGGCGGTTCAGGCAAACTCGGCAGAACAGTGGTCGACCATCTGCGGGAGGTAGGGCACGAGGTGTTCAACCTCGACGTGGCCGGCCCACGCGACAGCACGATCCGCGTCGATTTCACGAACTACGGCGAGGCCCTCGACGCCCTGCTGGGCGTGAACGACAGGTACGACGGTGTGGATGCCCTGGTTCACCTTGCCGCAATACCGGCGCCGGGCATCCGCTCTGATGTCGCCACGTTCGACAACAACATGCTCTCGACGTTCCATGTGCTGCACGCGGCGCGGCGCGCAGGAATCACGAACATCGTGACCGCGTCGAGCGAGACCGTGCTCGGCCTGCCTTTCGACACCCCGCCGCCCTACATTCCGGTGGACGAGGAGTACCCAGCCCGCCCTGAATCGGTGTATTCGCTCACGAAGCACCTCGAGGAACAGCTGGCGATCGAGCTGACGCGCTGGAGCCCGGAGCTGAAGATCGTCGCGCTGCGGTTCTCGAACGTCATGTACGAGGAGGACTATGCCGAGTTCCCGTCGTTCGATGCCGATGCGCGCCTGCGTAAGTGGAACCTCTGGGGATACATCGACTCGCGCGATGGGGCGCAAGCCGTGCTCAAGGCGCTGGAGTTCGAGGGCACGGGCTTCGAGCGATTCATCATTGCTGCGGCCGACACCGTCATGAGCCGGAGCAACGACGAGCTGGTGGCGGAGGTGTTCCCCGACACGCCTGTGCGCGGCGAGCTCGGCGAGAACACGACCCTGCTCTCGATCGACAAGGCTCGCAGAGTGCTGGGGTACGCACCGCAACACTCGTGGAGAGACGCTCGCTCGTAG
- a CDS encoding YqaJ viral recombinase family protein, whose translation MTTALTLTFPWEEDELAPAVAFVPAHLSRVVADSTDRVAWIRARSRGVTATDAARLTTQRSVENAAYDKLNGHNFGGNAYTDHGRDREPHIAAWVHREHGIAPSTVLFHAHGRPLHLATPDGIAVTATGDTELAEIKTTNKAWKSVPRHYLRQIWWQQYVLGAERTLLVWEQHAEFVPLSAEPECRWIDRDDNEIAQLVRLADQLLGLMQRR comes from the coding sequence GTGACGACGGCCTTGACTTTGACCTTCCCGTGGGAAGAAGACGAGCTGGCGCCTGCCGTGGCCTTCGTGCCGGCCCACCTGTCGCGCGTCGTCGCCGATTCGACTGACCGCGTGGCGTGGATCAGGGCACGTTCGCGCGGGGTCACCGCCACCGATGCCGCGCGGCTCACCACCCAACGCTCGGTCGAGAACGCGGCCTACGACAAGCTGAACGGCCACAACTTCGGCGGTAACGCCTACACAGACCACGGTAGAGACCGCGAGCCGCACATCGCCGCCTGGGTGCACCGTGAACACGGCATCGCGCCGAGCACGGTGCTCTTCCACGCGCACGGCCGGCCACTTCACCTGGCCACGCCCGACGGAATCGCCGTGACCGCAACCGGCGACACCGAACTCGCCGAGATCAAGACGACGAACAAGGCGTGGAAGTCGGTACCCCGCCACTACCTTCGGCAGATCTGGTGGCAGCAGTACGTGCTGGGCGCAGAGCGCACCCTCCTGGTCTGGGAGCAGCACGCGGAGTTCGTGCCTCTCTCGGCCGAACCCGAGTGCCGCTGGATCGACCGCGACGACAACGAGATCGCCCAGCTCGTTCGCCTGGCCGACCAGTTGCTCGGCCTCATGCAGCGCCGCTGA